One stretch of Cohnella algarum DNA includes these proteins:
- the prli42 gene encoding stressosome-associated protein Prli42: MRLKDDSTRKGGSPMNNKRLFKIIVYVMLFAMVASTVLMSVGTLIG; encoded by the coding sequence ATGCGCTTGAAAGACGATTCAACTCGAAAAGGAGGATCGCCCATGAACAACAAACGGCTGTTCAAGATTATCGTCTACGTCATGCTTTTCGCCATGGTCGCCTCGACCGTGCTGATGTCCGTCGGCACGTTGATCGGCTGA
- the lipB gene encoding lipoyl(octanoyl) transferase LipB: MKTLTAAFVTRVDYGEAWEFQKRLVREIDRERIGDTLLLLEHPPTYTLGSDRHPEHLLIGPEELERRGIGVYQIDRGGDITYHGPGQLVGYPLLYLDAVGLDLHAYLRSLEEAIIGLLAEFGITGGRKPEYTGVWVGDEKIAAIGVKFNRAKTRRGFVTSHGFAFNVKRQVEAEGFQSIVPCGISEFGVTSLEALTGQEYEVHEIGRRLLPHFIRVFGYDEANQPINVPTDISTVEATMAKSMT; this comes from the coding sequence ATGAAAACGTTGACAGCCGCGTTCGTTACGCGAGTCGATTACGGGGAAGCATGGGAGTTCCAGAAGCGGCTCGTTCGAGAGATCGACCGGGAGCGGATCGGGGATACGCTGCTGCTGCTCGAGCATCCGCCTACCTACACGCTCGGTTCGGACCGGCATCCGGAGCATTTGCTGATCGGGCCCGAGGAATTGGAACGGCGGGGGATCGGCGTTTATCAAATCGACCGCGGCGGAGACATCACGTACCACGGGCCGGGACAGCTCGTCGGGTATCCGCTGCTCTATCTAGATGCGGTCGGTCTCGACCTGCACGCTTATTTGCGGAGCCTGGAAGAGGCGATTATCGGGCTGTTGGCGGAGTTCGGCATAACGGGCGGGCGAAAGCCGGAGTACACGGGAGTATGGGTCGGAGACGAAAAAATCGCCGCGATCGGCGTCAAGTTCAACCGGGCCAAAACGCGCAGAGGTTTCGTGACGAGCCACGGGTTTGCCTTTAACGTCAAGCGGCAGGTGGAGGCGGAAGGCTTCCAGAGCATCGTGCCGTGCGGGATCAGCGAATTCGGCGTCACATCGCTGGAAGCCTTGACGGGACAAGAGTACGAGGTGCACGAGATCGGCCGGCGGCTGCTGCCGCATTTTATCCGCGTGTTCGGCTATGACGAAGCGAATCAGCCGATCAACGTGCCGACGGACATCAGCACGGTCGAGGCGACCATGGCGAAAAGCATGACGTAG
- a CDS encoding dihydrolipoamide acetyltransferase family protein, protein MAKKIAEIIMPQLAESLVSATIDRWLKEPGDRVEMYEPLCEIQTDKVNAELPATIAGVLVKKLVGEGEEVAVGSPIGLIETEADSAAEADGVPERAEGSAAPSVPAAPASARPGAAIPAPAAAFDPGAPMRGRYSPAVQRLAAEHGLDLSRVNGTGLGGRITRKDVLQAVQTGGFAASPAPSAGRPAPEPSAAPARPSRPEPAADAARMPTVEVEGKVGPGREYYIDVTPIRKTIAKNMRQSVSEIPHAWTMVEVDITHLVELRNLLKDDFREQEGINLTYMPFLIKAVVGALKEFPIMNSVWADDKIIVKRDINISLAVGTEDSVLTPVIRNADQKNIVGLAHEIHDLARRTRENKLKLADLQGGTFTVNNTGTFGSVQSVPIINYPQAAILTFETIVKRPVVLNDMIGIRSMVNLCLSFDHRILDGVICGKFHQRVKANLESYDKNTKLY, encoded by the coding sequence GAGCCGCTGTGCGAAATTCAAACGGATAAAGTAAACGCCGAGCTGCCGGCGACGATTGCCGGCGTGCTCGTCAAAAAGCTCGTGGGAGAGGGCGAGGAAGTCGCCGTCGGCTCTCCGATCGGCTTGATCGAAACGGAAGCCGATTCGGCGGCCGAAGCGGACGGCGTTCCTGAGCGGGCGGAAGGAAGCGCCGCTCCTTCCGTTCCCGCGGCGCCCGCTTCCGCCCGTCCGGGCGCGGCGATCCCGGCTCCGGCGGCGGCGTTCGACCCGGGCGCGCCGATGCGCGGGCGCTATTCGCCGGCCGTTCAACGGCTTGCGGCCGAGCATGGGCTTGACTTGAGCCGGGTGAACGGCACCGGGCTCGGGGGGCGCATTACGCGCAAGGACGTGCTGCAGGCCGTCCAGACGGGAGGCTTCGCCGCTTCGCCGGCGCCGTCCGCCGGACGGCCTGCTCCCGAGCCGTCGGCAGCCCCCGCCCGGCCGAGTCGCCCGGAACCCGCCGCCGACGCTGCCCGAATGCCGACGGTCGAGGTCGAAGGCAAGGTCGGGCCGGGCCGCGAGTATTACATCGACGTCACGCCGATCCGCAAAACGATCGCCAAAAACATGCGCCAAAGCGTGAGCGAAATTCCGCACGCCTGGACGATGGTCGAAGTCGACATTACGCATCTTGTCGAGCTTCGCAATCTTTTGAAGGACGATTTCCGGGAGCAGGAGGGCATCAACCTTACGTACATGCCGTTCCTGATCAAAGCGGTCGTCGGAGCGCTCAAGGAGTTCCCGATTATGAACTCGGTTTGGGCGGACGATAAAATCATCGTCAAACGGGATATTAACATCTCGCTTGCGGTCGGAACCGAGGACTCGGTGCTGACGCCGGTCATTCGCAACGCCGATCAGAAAAACATCGTCGGCCTGGCTCACGAGATCCACGACCTGGCGCGCCGGACGCGCGAAAACAAGCTGAAGCTGGCCGACCTGCAGGGCGGCACGTTTACCGTCAACAACACCGGCACGTTCGGATCGGTGCAGTCCGTGCCGATTATCAACTACCCTCAGGCGGCGATATTGACGTTCGAAACGATCGTCAAGCGCCCGGTCGTCCTGAACGACATGATCGGCATCCGCTCCATGGTCAATTTGTGCCTGTCGTTCGACCACCGGATTTTGGACGGGGTCATTTGCGGAAAATTCCACCAGCGGGTCAAAGCCAATCTGGAAAGCTACGACAAGAATACGAAGCTGTATTGA